A part of Olleya sp. Bg11-27 genomic DNA contains:
- a CDS encoding M4 family metallopeptidase, with protein MKNKVILFFMSLLLSTGIYAQGKRQTKFIKLDAFEKHNLKDAKQLITTNLGLTSDDALVKIKTENDQLGFTHETYQQYFQGVKVEFGIYKAHAKNGNLMLLNGALFSPGKLKVVPTLNNQAAFNKAVLSVGASSYLWESPEEAKIMDDYKKPEGELVVFPGEVINKSKARLAYKFDVYATQPVSRAYIYVDAHSGAILYSDSIIKHLDHYSSGTRKNRSVSEAPFVTGSAATRYSGNQSIETTLSGGNYILRETTRGNGIETYDMNMGINYNSAVNFTDNDNSWTAAEHANANKDDAALDAHWGAEKTYDYFYQTFNRDSYDDNGAAIKSYVHFDLVEYGYSNQDNAFWNGSVMTYGDGTSFDPLTSIDIAAHEIGHAICENTANLTYSYQSGAMNEGFSDIWAASVEYYADPTKDTWLLAEEIGGPIRSLSNPNDYGQPDTYLGTNWYSGSGDSGGVHYNSGVLNHWFYILTVGKNGTNDNNDTYSVSAIGIDKASAIAYRLESVYLVSSSQYAEARTGGIQAAIDLFGAGSAEEIAVTNAWYAVGLGDEYVQTCALAAPSNLGSSNIGDNSFTVSWDSVSGADDYTITIGTTVNTVTGTTYTASGLATGTTYAVSVVANCATGGSGSSANSNVTTTGTAPLNYCDSNGNSVSDEYIGRVQLGSIDNVTGGASGGYADYTSLSTSLIKGASATITVTPTWSGTVYSEGYSVWIDYNQDGDFSDSGEQVWTQSASKTTPVSGTFTVASGAVNGTTRMRVSMKYNAVPTSCEAFSYGEVEDYTVTIISGTADTVKPVIALTGSATINLTVGDTYNELGATATDNVDGNLTASIIITGTVNTSVAGTYTKNYNVSDAAGNVATQVSRSVVVSPASTSDTEVNLSITFDNYPEETSWTITDGSGSTVASGGTYVSQADGSTLNVSTELPAGCYSLTINDAYGDGICCSYGNGSYSLTDGSTVLASGASFTNSETTTFCVGGATSATFSAFTLGAIETLDNQFKIYPNPTKQQLNVSLVGFKAQSFEVKNILGQTVLQGRYTNTIDVSKLQDGIYVLQLNIGEKIKLKKFIKQ; from the coding sequence ATGAAAAACAAAGTTATTTTATTCTTCATGTCACTGTTGTTATCAACTGGGATTTATGCCCAAGGTAAACGACAAACTAAATTTATTAAACTAGATGCGTTTGAAAAACATAATTTAAAAGACGCAAAACAATTAATTACTACAAATCTTGGTTTGACCTCCGATGATGCATTAGTTAAAATTAAAACAGAAAATGATCAATTAGGGTTTACGCATGAAACATACCAACAGTATTTTCAAGGGGTAAAAGTTGAATTTGGGATATACAAAGCACATGCTAAAAACGGAAATTTAATGTTGTTGAATGGGGCTCTGTTTTCACCAGGGAAATTAAAAGTCGTTCCTACTTTAAATAATCAAGCAGCATTTAATAAAGCAGTGCTATCTGTTGGAGCTTCAAGTTACTTGTGGGAGTCTCCAGAAGAAGCTAAAATTATGGACGACTATAAAAAGCCTGAGGGCGAATTAGTTGTTTTTCCAGGAGAGGTTATTAATAAATCAAAAGCTAGGTTAGCTTATAAATTTGATGTGTATGCAACGCAACCAGTTAGCAGGGCGTATATCTATGTAGATGCGCATTCTGGAGCCATTTTATATTCAGATTCAATTATTAAGCATTTAGATCATTATAGTTCGGGAACTCGTAAAAACAGATCTGTAAGTGAAGCGCCTTTTGTTACTGGTAGTGCAGCAACGCGTTATAGTGGAAATCAAAGTATAGAAACGACTTTAAGTGGTGGAAATTATATTTTAAGAGAAACGACAAGAGGAAATGGGATTGAAACTTATGATATGAATATGGGCATCAATTATAATAGTGCTGTAAATTTTACAGATAACGATAATTCCTGGACGGCTGCAGAGCACGCAAACGCTAATAAGGATGATGCTGCTCTTGATGCACATTGGGGTGCTGAGAAGACCTACGATTATTTTTATCAAACATTTAATCGAGATAGTTATGATGATAATGGAGCCGCTATAAAAAGTTATGTACATTTTGATTTGGTAGAATACGGTTATTCTAATCAGGATAATGCCTTTTGGAATGGGAGTGTAATGACCTATGGTGACGGGACTAGTTTTGATCCATTAACGTCAATAGATATTGCAGCTCATGAAATTGGCCATGCCATCTGTGAAAATACAGCGAATCTTACCTATTCTTATCAGTCAGGCGCAATGAATGAAGGATTCTCTGATATTTGGGCAGCAAGTGTTGAGTATTATGCAGATCCGACAAAGGATACTTGGTTGTTAGCAGAAGAGATTGGTGGTCCAATTAGATCATTATCAAATCCAAATGATTATGGGCAGCCTGATACGTATTTAGGAACAAATTGGTATTCTGGATCAGGAGATAGTGGTGGTGTGCATTATAATAGTGGTGTTTTAAATCATTGGTTTTATATTTTGACTGTAGGAAAAAATGGAACAAATGATAACAATGATACTTATAGTGTTAGTGCTATAGGTATTGATAAAGCTTCAGCAATTGCGTATAGATTGGAAAGTGTTTATTTAGTGTCAAGTTCTCAATATGCTGAGGCGCGAACTGGAGGTATTCAGGCAGCGATTGATTTATTTGGAGCAGGTTCGGCAGAAGAAATTGCAGTTACTAATGCTTGGTATGCAGTAGGATTGGGTGATGAATATGTTCAAACTTGTGCATTAGCTGCACCTTCAAATTTAGGATCTTCAAATATCGGAGATAACAGTTTTACGGTGTCTTGGGATTCTGTTTCTGGAGCTGATGATTATACAATTACTATCGGGACGACTGTCAATACGGTAACAGGAACGACTTATACTGCTTCAGGTTTAGCTACTGGAACAACCTATGCTGTTTCTGTAGTCGCAAACTGTGCAACAGGAGGAAGTGGAAGTTCTGCAAATAGTAATGTAACAACAACGGGAACGGCGCCATTAAATTATTGTGATTCTAATGGTAATAGTGTTTCAGATGAATACATTGGAAGAGTTCAATTAGGAAGTATCGATAATGTAACAGGAGGAGCTTCTGGAGGTTATGCCGATTATACTTCTCTTTCTACTAGTTTAATTAAAGGGGCTTCCGCGACTATAACGGTAACTCCTACTTGGTCTGGTACGGTATATTCTGAAGGGTATTCTGTTTGGATAGATTATAATCAAGATGGTGATTTTTCAGATTCTGGAGAACAAGTTTGGACACAATCGGCTTCAAAGACAACTCCGGTAAGTGGTACTTTTACAGTAGCATCAGGAGCAGTAAATGGAACAACTAGAATGCGTGTATCCATGAAGTATAATGCTGTGCCAACGTCTTGTGAAGCTTTCTCTTATGGAGAGGTGGAAGATTATACAGTTACTATTATTTCAGGAACAGCAGACACGGTTAAACCAGTAATTGCTTTAACGGGAAGTGCAACCATTAATTTAACGGTTGGAGATACTTATAACGAATTAGGAGCAACAGCTACAGATAATGTAGATGGAAACTTGACAGCTAGTATAATCATTACAGGAACGGTTAATACGAGTGTCGCTGGCACGTATACTAAAAATTATAATGTTAGTGATGCGGCTGGTAATGTTGCTACTCAAGTGTCTAGATCAGTAGTTGTAAGTCCAGCTAGTACAAGTGATACAGAGGTTAATTTATCCATTACTTTTGATAACTATCCTGAAGAAACGTCTTGGACGATTACAGATGGTTCTGGTAGTACAGTGGCATCAGGAGGAACTTACGTTAGTCAAGCAGATGGTTCTACATTAAATGTCAGTACAGAGCTACCAGCGGGTTGTTATTCGCTTACCATCAATGATGCGTATGGAGATGGTATTTGTTGTTCATATGGTAATGGTTCTTATAGTTTAACAGACGGAAGTACTGTCTTAGCTAGTGGAGCTTCTTTTACTAATTCAGAAACTACAACATTTTGTGTAGGAGGAGCAACAAGTGCAACTTTTAGTGCTTTTACTTTGGGAGCAATCGAAACTTTAGATAATCAATTTAAAATTTATCCTAATCCAACAAAACAACAACTTAATGTGAGTTTAGTAGGGTTTAAGGCACAAAGCTTTGAGGTTAAAAACATATTAGGGCAAACGGTACTTCAAGGACGATATACTAATACAATTGATGTCTCTAAATTGCAAGATGGTATATATGTCTTACAATTAAATATAGGAGAAAAAATAAAGCTTAAAAAGTTTATTAAGCAATAG
- a CDS encoding 3'-5' exonuclease: protein MISKLNLENILFLDIETVPETHHFSELDKTKQELWEAKSRYQRKEEFTPEEFYDRAGIWAEFGKIICISVGYFSLQDDTRLFRTTSFHGEERKLLIEFKNLLISHFSQVKHLLCAHNGKEFDFPYIARRMIIHNIELPSKLNLFGKKPWEVPHLDTLELWKFGDYKTYTSLKLMTNVLGIPSPKDDIDGSEVYKTYYEDNDINRIIVYCEKDTIAVAQIFLRLRGESILTEDEIIHI from the coding sequence ATGATCTCTAAACTCAACCTAGAAAATATCTTATTTTTAGACATCGAAACCGTTCCTGAAACACACCATTTCTCTGAATTAGATAAAACCAAACAAGAACTTTGGGAGGCTAAATCGCGCTACCAGCGCAAGGAAGAATTTACTCCAGAAGAATTTTATGATCGTGCGGGAATTTGGGCAGAGTTTGGAAAAATAATATGTATTTCGGTGGGTTATTTTTCTTTGCAAGATGACACCCGCTTATTCAGAACAACTTCTTTTCATGGAGAAGAGCGTAAACTATTAATTGAATTTAAAAACTTATTAATCTCTCATTTTAGTCAAGTAAAACACTTGCTATGTGCTCATAATGGTAAAGAGTTTGATTTTCCATACATCGCACGACGTATGATAATACACAATATTGAACTACCATCTAAATTAAATTTATTTGGTAAAAAACCATGGGAAGTACCACATTTAGACACTTTAGAATTGTGGAAGTTTGGTGACTACAAAACATATACGTCTTTAAAATTAATGACTAATGTTTTAGGCATTCCATCACCTAAAGATGATATTGATGGTAGTGAAGTCTACAAAACATATTACGAAGACAATGACATTAATCGTATTATCGTGTATTGCGAAAAAGACACCATTGCAGTTGCCCAAATATTTTTACGTTTACGCGGCGAATCAATCTTAACAGAGGATGAGATAATTCATATTTAA
- a CDS encoding S41 family peptidase, producing MNKLIFTFSIFLLCNSIYAQDSLNFDFEILKDKEAIGWFSYGNKDYNIVYDKTISQNGTTSASLEGNGNLEEYKVLTYSIPADFGGKKIKLTGYLKTENVTEGWAGLWMRIDPDVSLDDMASRKVQGTNDWKKYEIELETNRRATTISFGGLLVGTGKIWVDNFNITVDGKPLHQAPEKEFDKEFDKGSNITIDLSQKNQLENLTLLGRIWGFLKYYHPEVGDGNFNWDYELFRILPDYQKAKSNADRDKILSNWIDNLGAVKICKKCKALDENAALKPNLTWITDGNLSKKLSDKLQFITQNRHQGNHYYIDMIRGVGNPEFKNENSYADMPYPDDGFKLLSVYKYWNMINYFYPYKHIMDKDWNDSLKENIPPFINAKNELEYELAALKMIADIKDTHANLWGGKNKINEILGDNYPNFHVSFIENKLAIDNFYNEDSPKNGLKTGDIITRINGKKIEDIVRDNHDFYPASNQPTRLRDISFNLLRTTSNSLDIEVENNGIKLIKTIPVYNKKDIKDFYKKYTKEENISSYRLLENNIGYVSLKNIKDEDVDKIKKELKDTKGIIVDIRNYPSASISFTLGSFFTSSKTPFVKFTTGNIDYPGEFTMGDNLYIPSKGKTYQGKVIVLVNEKSQSAAEYTAMAFRAGDNVSIIGSTTAGADGNVSTIYLPGGLRTMISGIGVYYPDGTETQRVGIVPDIEIKPTIKGLQEGRDELIEKAIEIINQYNLTPKNTKDK from the coding sequence ATGAATAAACTAATTTTTACATTTTCTATCTTCCTTTTGTGTAACAGTATTTATGCACAAGACTCACTAAATTTTGATTTTGAAATATTAAAAGACAAAGAGGCTATTGGATGGTTTTCTTATGGAAATAAAGATTACAATATTGTTTATGACAAAACAATTTCTCAAAACGGAACAACATCTGCATCATTAGAAGGTAATGGTAACCTAGAAGAATATAAAGTTTTAACCTATAGTATACCTGCAGATTTTGGAGGAAAAAAAATAAAACTAACAGGCTATTTAAAAACTGAAAATGTAACAGAAGGATGGGCTGGTTTATGGATGCGAATTGATCCAGACGTTAGTCTTGACGACATGGCATCCAGAAAGGTACAAGGTACCAACGATTGGAAAAAATATGAAATAGAATTAGAAACTAATAGAAGAGCTACTACTATTTCTTTTGGAGGTTTATTAGTTGGTACAGGAAAAATATGGGTCGATAATTTTAATATAACGGTTGACGGAAAACCATTACACCAAGCTCCCGAGAAAGAATTCGACAAAGAATTTGATAAAGGGTCTAATATCACAATAGATTTATCTCAAAAAAATCAATTAGAAAATTTAACCCTTTTAGGTCGCATTTGGGGTTTCTTAAAATACTACCACCCAGAAGTTGGTGATGGAAATTTTAATTGGGATTACGAATTGTTTAGAATTTTACCTGACTATCAAAAGGCTAAATCTAACGCAGACCGTGATAAAATCCTTAGCAATTGGATTGATAATTTAGGAGCTGTAAAAATCTGTAAAAAGTGTAAAGCATTAGACGAAAATGCTGCTTTAAAACCCAATTTAACTTGGATTACAGATGGTAATTTATCTAAAAAATTAAGTGACAAACTACAGTTTATTACCCAAAACAGACACCAAGGAAACCACTATTATATTGACATGATTCGCGGTGTTGGAAATCCAGAGTTTAAAAATGAAAATTCGTACGCTGACATGCCTTATCCAGATGATGGTTTTAAATTATTATCGGTTTACAAATACTGGAATATGATTAATTACTTTTATCCTTATAAACATATAATGGATAAAGACTGGAATGATAGTTTGAAAGAAAATATTCCACCATTTATCAATGCTAAAAACGAATTAGAATATGAATTAGCAGCTTTAAAGATGATTGCAGATATCAAAGACACACATGCTAATCTTTGGGGAGGAAAAAATAAAATAAACGAAATACTTGGTGATAACTATCCAAATTTTCATGTTTCATTTATTGAAAACAAATTAGCGATAGACAACTTTTATAATGAAGACAGTCCTAAAAACGGTTTAAAAACAGGAGATATTATTACGCGCATTAATGGAAAAAAAATTGAAGACATCGTTAGAGATAATCACGATTTTTATCCAGCGTCAAACCAACCAACACGTTTAAGAGATATTAGTTTTAATTTATTACGCACTACAAGCAATAGCTTAGATATTGAGGTAGAAAACAATGGGATCAAATTAATTAAAACAATACCTGTATACAACAAAAAAGACATTAAGGACTTTTACAAAAAGTACACAAAAGAAGAAAACATCAGTAGTTATAGACTACTTGAAAATAACATTGGATACGTTTCACTTAAAAACATTAAAGATGAGGACGTCGATAAAATAAAAAAAGAATTAAAAGACACTAAAGGGATTATTGTAGACATTAGAAACTATCCGTCAGCCTCTATATCTTTCACCTTAGGTAGCTTCTTTACCTCATCTAAAACACCTTTTGTTAAATTTACAACAGGTAATATAGATTATCCTGGAGAATTCACGATGGGAGACAATTTATACATTCCGTCAAAAGGAAAAACATATCAAGGTAAAGTAATAGTATTAGTAAACGAAAAATCTCAGAGCGCAGCAGAATATACAGCTATGGCATTTAGAGCAGGTGACAATGTATCTATAATTGGTAGCACAACAGCTGGTGCAGATGGTAATGTATCAACAATTTATCTTCCAGGAGGCTTAAGAACGATGATTTCTGGGATTGGCGTGTATTATCCTGATGGCACTGAAACTCAACGCGTAGGAATTGTACCAGATATTGAGATAAAACCCACCATCAAAGGTCTACAAGAAGGTCGTGACGAGTTAATAGAAAAAGCCATAGAGATTATTAATCAATACAACCTAACACCAAAAAACACAAAAGACAAATAA
- a CDS encoding serine hydrolase domain-containing protein has product MKFIKKLLKVLVVLFGLLIATLYITDTDYLIKAVRTIYLRGHTTAFLDDYKKFDNQVIANGTPQPWPNHTNYNSITETSTLQKANKDWGTVAYVIIKNDSVWFENYYGGYNKDSKSNSFSMAKSYVSGLMGKAIMDGYIKSLDQPVCDFLPAFCDGDASKMTVGDLSSMASGTDWDEAYYSPLSITTRAYFDDDLQKVMNGLKVITEPGQAFKYASGDTQMLAMVIEKATGKKMYNYLTESFWKPLGSENSTLWQVDSAEDDLVKAYCCIASNAKDFARFGKLYKDHGQWNGQQILDSAFVAKSLKPRFQSSPEYGYGWWLKNQNGKDFYMMRGHLGQYVIVQPDDNIIIVRLGHKKSPDAGVGVFTDDISLYIDEAYNMLNTKP; this is encoded by the coding sequence ATGAAATTCATAAAAAAACTACTTAAAGTCCTTGTTGTACTTTTTGGGCTATTAATCGCCACCCTTTATATTACAGATACCGATTACCTTATTAAAGCTGTACGCACCATTTATTTACGCGGACACACGACAGCCTTTTTGGACGATTATAAAAAGTTTGACAATCAAGTTATTGCCAACGGAACACCTCAACCTTGGCCAAACCATACTAATTACAATTCCATAACAGAAACCTCAACATTGCAAAAAGCAAACAAAGATTGGGGAACAGTCGCTTATGTGATTATTAAAAATGACAGTGTTTGGTTTGAAAACTACTATGGTGGCTACAATAAAGATTCTAAATCTAACTCGTTTTCTATGGCTAAAAGCTATGTCTCCGGGTTAATGGGAAAAGCAATTATGGATGGCTATATTAAAAGTTTAGACCAACCAGTTTGCGACTTTTTACCTGCTTTTTGCGATGGTGATGCTTCTAAAATGACCGTTGGCGATTTATCTAGTATGGCCTCAGGTACAGATTGGGATGAAGCCTACTACTCGCCATTATCAATCACAACCCGTGCTTATTTTGATGATGATTTACAAAAAGTAATGAACGGACTTAAAGTCATTACAGAACCAGGACAAGCCTTTAAGTATGCAAGTGGAGATACACAAATGCTAGCCATGGTTATTGAAAAAGCAACTGGTAAAAAAATGTACAATTATTTAACCGAAAGCTTTTGGAAACCTTTAGGTAGTGAAAACTCAACCTTATGGCAAGTTGATAGCGCTGAAGATGATTTAGTCAAAGCCTATTGCTGTATTGCTAGTAATGCTAAAGATTTTGCGCGCTTTGGAAAACTTTACAAGGACCATGGACAATGGAATGGACAACAAATATTAGACTCTGCTTTTGTTGCTAAATCTTTAAAACCTCGTTTTCAATCTAGTCCCGAATATGGTTATGGCTGGTGGTTAAAAAACCAAAATGGAAAAGACTTTTATATGATGCGTGGGCATCTTGGACAATACGTTATTGTACAACCAGATGATAATATCATTATTGTACGTTTAGGCCATAAAAAATCACCTGATGCTGGTGTAGGCGTCTTTACAGACGACATCTCTCTATACATAGACGAGGCTTATAATATGCTGAATACAAAACCTTAA
- a CDS encoding DUF4442 domain-containing protein, with protein MYKVATEFLTRFIKPANIYKYGFNWSPMYRRTTAKITTVSDDLHYVKIRLKLNWKNRNYAGTIFGGSMLSATDPIYMIQLIQILGSDYVVWDKAVSAKYKRPGKGTIYGEFIFSVEEIKTLKEQLKTEQQVDLIKTMQLVNTNAEVIAEFSKTLYVADKAYYKKKQALRQAK; from the coding sequence ATGTACAAAGTTGCTACCGAATTTTTAACACGCTTTATAAAACCAGCAAATATCTATAAATATGGATTTAACTGGTCTCCAATGTACAGACGTACGACTGCAAAAATAACCACAGTTAGTGACGATTTACATTACGTTAAAATCAGATTAAAACTGAATTGGAAAAATCGCAATTATGCAGGAACAATATTTGGAGGAAGCATGCTATCTGCAACAGATCCTATTTATATGATTCAGCTAATTCAGATACTGGGAAGCGACTACGTGGTTTGGGATAAAGCAGTTAGCGCAAAGTATAAACGCCCAGGTAAAGGCACTATTTATGGTGAGTTTATTTTTTCTGTTGAAGAAATTAAAACCTTAAAAGAGCAACTAAAAACAGAGCAGCAAGTAGACCTTATAAAAACAATGCAATTAGTAAATACTAACGCTGAAGTTATTGCTGAATTTTCAAAAACACTTTATGTTGCTGATAAAGCTTACTACAAGAAAAAGCAAGCTCTAAGACAAGCTAAATAA
- a CDS encoding methylated-DNA--[protein]-cysteine S-methyltransferase → MEDCIIQSPLGFTKITGDINGIAAVTILNSEASITQPIPKVLEACALQLNEYFKGSRTEFSLKLNPKGTAFQNRVWEALQTIPHGKTTSYLALSKQLGDVKAIRAVANANGKNPLWIIIPCHRVIGSDGSLTGYAGGLHRKQWLIDHESPYKQHTLF, encoded by the coding sequence ATGGAAGACTGCATTATCCAATCACCTTTAGGTTTTACTAAAATAACTGGTGATATAAATGGTATTGCAGCCGTCACTATTTTAAATTCTGAAGCATCAATCACGCAGCCTATACCAAAGGTTTTGGAAGCCTGTGCGCTTCAATTAAATGAATATTTTAAAGGATCACGAACGGAATTCAGCTTAAAGCTAAACCCAAAAGGTACCGCCTTTCAGAACCGCGTTTGGGAGGCTTTACAAACTATTCCTCATGGCAAAACAACGTCGTACCTAGCCCTTTCAAAACAATTAGGCGATGTCAAAGCTATCCGTGCAGTTGCTAATGCCAATGGTAAAAATCCATTATGGATCATTATTCCTTGCCACAGAGTTATTGGTAGCGATGGTAGTCTTACGGGTTATGCTGGTGGTTTACACCGTAAACAATGGTTAATAGATCACGAAAGCCCTTATAAACAACACACTCTTTTTTAA
- a CDS encoding CNNM domain-containing protein — translation MALLLFYGTISIFFSFLCSILEAVLLSVTPTFINLKKKEGKSFATNLEELKKDVDRPLIAILTLNTIAHTVGAILVGKEAEGLYGNGDGYGVFIVSAVMTLLILVASEIIPKTIGATYWKSLAGFTTTALNILIFPLKWTGLLWLMQLTTKLIGGKGHGSVLSREGFLVMADMAHDEGVFEGNESKIIKNLLTFKEVFAKNVMTPRTVMKSENEDTTVEDFFNRNMNLRFSRIPVYSETEDNIKGLVLKDEIFKEMALGNGSKKLVELKRDIIIVDRNLPIPTLFEQLVETRNHMALVVDEYGSVSGIVTMEDVIETLLGMEIMDESDNVSDLQSLARKSWESRAKKLGIIDENNPEK, via the coding sequence ATGGCTTTACTACTATTTTACGGAACGATCTCGATCTTTTTTTCATTTTTATGCTCCATTCTTGAAGCAGTACTTTTAAGTGTAACCCCAACATTTATAAATCTTAAAAAGAAAGAAGGCAAATCATTTGCTACCAATTTAGAAGAACTAAAAAAAGATGTCGATAGACCTTTAATTGCTATTCTTACTTTAAATACTATTGCACACACTGTAGGTGCTATTTTAGTCGGTAAAGAAGCAGAAGGACTTTACGGAAACGGTGATGGATATGGCGTATTTATAGTCTCTGCAGTAATGACACTTCTAATTTTAGTGGCTTCAGAAATTATACCAAAAACAATTGGAGCAACGTACTGGAAAAGCTTAGCAGGTTTTACTACAACCGCACTAAATATTTTAATATTCCCTTTAAAATGGACTGGACTATTATGGTTAATGCAATTAACTACAAAACTTATTGGAGGTAAAGGACATGGTAGTGTTTTAAGTCGTGAAGGCTTTTTAGTAATGGCTGATATGGCTCATGACGAAGGTGTTTTTGAAGGTAATGAAAGTAAAATCATTAAAAACTTATTAACTTTTAAAGAAGTTTTTGCTAAAAATGTGATGACACCACGTACGGTAATGAAATCTGAAAATGAAGACACTACTGTGGAAGACTTTTTTAACAGAAACATGAACCTAAGATTTTCTAGAATCCCTGTGTACTCTGAAACCGAAGACAACATCAAAGGATTAGTTTTAAAAGACGAGATTTTTAAAGAAATGGCTTTAGGTAATGGTTCTAAAAAGTTAGTAGAACTTAAAAGAGATATTATAATTGTAGATCGAAACTTACCAATACCAACCCTATTTGAACAGCTTGTAGAAACTAGAAACCACATGGCTTTGGTTGTTGACGAATACGGAAGTGTTAGCGGAATTGTAACCATGGAGGACGTGATTGAAACCCTTTTAGGTATGGAAATTATGGATGAGAGTGATAACGTTAGTGACTTACAAAGTTTGGCAAGAAAAAGCTGGGAGTCGCGCGCTAAGAAATTAGGAATTATAGACGAAAATAATCCAGAAAAATAA
- the hemB gene encoding porphobilinogen synthase: MYPIKRNRRLRTNEAIRSLVRETIISPNDFLVPLFVVEGKGIKEEIASMPNYYRYSLDLLENEVKELWKLGLKSVLLFVKVPDNLKDNKGTEATNPKGLMQRAIKAVKNACPDMLVMTDVALDPYSAYGHDGIIENGTVLNDESVEVLTEMSVSHIEAGADFVAPSDMMDGRILSIREAFEDEGYTDAGIMSYSAKYASAFYGPFRDALDSAPVDAQDIPKDKKTYQMDYANRFEALRETEMDIDEGADIVMVKPGLCYLDIVREIKNEVDVPVAVYQVSGEYAMLKAAAEKGWLDHDAVMMEQITAIKRAGADIIASYFAKDVVKLIS; encoded by the coding sequence ATGTACCCAATTAAGAGAAATAGAAGATTAAGAACAAACGAAGCTATTAGAAGCTTAGTTAGAGAAACGATTATCTCTCCAAACGATTTTTTAGTACCACTTTTTGTGGTTGAAGGAAAAGGCATCAAAGAAGAAATTGCTTCTATGCCAAATTACTATAGGTATAGCTTAGATTTATTAGAAAACGAAGTCAAAGAACTTTGGAAACTAGGTTTGAAATCGGTTTTACTATTTGTAAAAGTACCAGACAATTTAAAAGACAATAAAGGGACGGAGGCTACAAATCCAAAAGGACTAATGCAACGCGCCATTAAAGCAGTTAAAAATGCTTGCCCTGACATGTTAGTAATGACTGATGTGGCACTTGACCCATACTCTGCTTACGGGCATGATGGCATTATAGAAAACGGAACCGTTTTAAATGACGAAAGCGTAGAAGTATTAACAGAAATGAGTGTTTCTCATATTGAAGCTGGTGCTGATTTTGTAGCCCCAAGCGACATGATGGATGGTCGTATTTTATCTATCCGTGAAGCTTTTGAAGACGAAGGATATACAGATGCAGGAATCATGAGTTATTCTGCTAAATATGCTTCTGCTTTTTATGGTCCTTTTCGTGATGCTCTAGACTCTGCTCCTGTAGATGCACAAGATATTCCAAAAGACAAAAAAACGTACCAGATGGATTACGCTAATCGTTTTGAAGCGTTACGCGAAACAGAAATGGATATAGATGAAGGTGCAGATATCGTCATGGTAAAACCAGGATTGTGTTATTTAGATATTGTACGCGAAATTAAAAATGAAGTTGATGTACCGGTTGCAGTATATCAAGTTTCTGGAGAATACGCTATGCTTAAGGCTGCTGCCGAAAAAGGTTGGTTAGATCATGACGCTGTTATGATGGAACAAATTACAGCTATAAAACGTGCTGGAGCAGACATTATTGCTAGCTATTTTGCTAAAGATGTTGTTAAGTTAATTTCATAA